One stretch of Balneola sp. MJW-20 DNA includes these proteins:
- a CDS encoding ligase-associated DNA damage response DEXH box helicase: MTVGRRHINEWFEKKNWTVFDFQLETWNAFLEGKNGLLNAPTGSGKTLALFLPNLIRFIDKYPDDFREKEDLGLQLLWITPLRALAKDLEKNLNQALKELEIPWKVERRTGDVSQSVKQRQNKRMPEVLITTPESMHVLFAKKGYENYFRELNALVVDEWHELLGSKRGIQTELMVSRLKAIQPDLQVWGISATIGNLNEAQEVLLGSGYDPDKSVIIRSQIRKKIEIESILPDEIEKFPWYGHLGLNLLHKILPVIEQSRSTLVFTNTRGQSEIWFQQILQAQPDLAGSIAIHHGSLNREVRNWVEDSLSEGSLKAVVCTSSLDLGVDFTPVETVIQIGSPKGVARFLQRAGRSGHSPDATSRIYFVPTHALELIEAAALKAAVHDEDMESRNPIIKPYDVLIQYMVTLAVSDGFYPDQLYNELINTFAYQTLNRSEWDDLLLFITQGGRSLSRYQEYSKVDIEEDGLYKVNSRKIARRHRMSIGTIASDAMLRVKYMSGGSLGSIEEWFISSMNPGDKFWFAGRNLELVRIKEMTVYVRRAKGTKSRVPSWLGGRMSLSSNMSRILRNKMHEAISGKAEDIELKTIQPILDVQEDWSILPDEDQFLIEKTFSREGCHVFFFPFEGRYVHEGMSALIAQRLSQIQPITFSIAMNDYGFELLSDQDIPIEEALENDLLSLENLVEDIRLSINNTELAKRRFREICQISGLVFQGFPGNAKKGKHLQMSSSLFFDVFSEYEPEHLLLQQAYDEVMHFQLDENRLRKALLNISDQEIVLNYPERFTPYAFPIMVDRLREKLSSEKLIDRVRKMQQQLEKHT; encoded by the coding sequence ATGACCGTAGGACGTAGACATATAAATGAATGGTTCGAAAAAAAGAATTGGACCGTTTTTGATTTTCAACTAGAGACCTGGAATGCTTTCCTGGAAGGAAAAAACGGTCTGCTGAATGCCCCTACCGGCAGTGGTAAGACCTTGGCTCTATTTCTTCCTAACCTGATCCGTTTTATAGATAAGTATCCGGATGATTTCAGAGAAAAGGAGGATCTTGGGCTACAGCTGTTATGGATCACACCACTCCGGGCATTGGCAAAAGATCTTGAGAAGAACCTGAACCAGGCTCTTAAAGAATTGGAGATACCATGGAAAGTGGAACGACGAACGGGTGACGTATCCCAGTCTGTAAAGCAACGACAGAATAAGAGAATGCCGGAAGTGTTGATCACAACTCCGGAGAGCATGCATGTTCTCTTTGCAAAAAAAGGTTACGAAAACTATTTCCGAGAGCTGAATGCCCTGGTAGTTGATGAGTGGCATGAATTACTGGGTTCCAAAAGAGGTATTCAGACCGAGCTAATGGTTTCCCGTCTTAAGGCAATTCAGCCCGATTTACAGGTCTGGGGGATCTCGGCAACGATTGGAAACCTGAACGAAGCACAGGAAGTACTCTTAGGCTCCGGGTATGATCCAGATAAGAGTGTGATCATCCGGTCTCAGATACGTAAGAAGATAGAAATCGAATCGATCCTCCCGGATGAAATTGAGAAATTTCCATGGTATGGTCATCTTGGACTAAATCTTCTCCATAAGATCCTGCCAGTCATTGAACAAAGCCGCTCTACGTTGGTCTTCACTAATACACGCGGTCAGTCGGAAATTTGGTTTCAGCAAATTCTACAGGCCCAGCCTGACCTTGCCGGGTCCATCGCTATTCATCATGGATCGCTTAACCGGGAAGTTAGAAACTGGGTGGAAGATTCTCTCAGCGAAGGATCCCTTAAAGCTGTGGTGTGTACATCAAGTCTAGATCTGGGGGTCGATTTCACACCGGTAGAAACAGTCATTCAGATCGGCAGCCCCAAAGGGGTTGCCCGATTTCTGCAAAGAGCCGGTCGGTCAGGTCACAGCCCTGATGCTACCAGCAGGATATATTTTGTCCCAACTCATGCATTGGAACTGATCGAAGCTGCTGCACTGAAAGCCGCAGTTCATGATGAGGACATGGAAAGCCGGAACCCTATTATTAAACCCTACGATGTACTCATACAGTACATGGTAACACTTGCTGTTTCTGATGGATTCTATCCGGATCAGTTATACAATGAACTCATTAATACCTTTGCCTATCAGACCCTGAATCGCTCTGAATGGGATGATCTGCTCTTATTCATTACACAGGGAGGCAGATCTCTTTCTCGCTATCAGGAATATTCAAAAGTAGATATTGAAGAAGACGGTCTATACAAAGTAAACAGCCGCAAGATCGCCCGACGTCACCGGATGAGCATTGGAACCATTGCCAGCGACGCCATGCTTAGAGTAAAATATATGAGTGGCGGTTCATTGGGATCCATCGAGGAGTGGTTCATATCCAGTATGAATCCCGGTGATAAATTCTGGTTTGCCGGGCGAAACCTGGAACTGGTCCGTATTAAAGAAATGACTGTGTATGTACGAAGAGCTAAAGGTACCAAATCCAGAGTCCCCAGCTGGCTGGGAGGACGAATGTCTCTGTCATCAAATATGTCCCGGATCCTGCGGAATAAAATGCACGAAGCGATCTCAGGTAAAGCTGAAGATATCGAGCTAAAGACCATTCAGCCGATCCTGGATGTTCAGGAAGACTGGTCTATCCTTCCGGATGAAGATCAGTTTCTCATCGAAAAGACGTTTTCCAGAGAAGGGTGTCATGTTTTCTTTTTTCCTTTTGAAGGGAGATATGTTCATGAGGGGATGTCAGCACTGATCGCTCAGCGACTTTCCCAGATACAACCTATTACTTTCTCCATTGCTATGAACGATTATGGTTTCGAATTGCTGTCTGATCAGGATATCCCAATCGAGGAAGCATTAGAAAATGATCTTCTTTCCCTCGAAAATTTGGTGGAAGATATAAGGTTGAGTATCAATAATACTGAGCTGGCAAAAAGAAGGTTCCGGGAAATTTGCCAGATCTCAGGACTTGTTTTTCAGGGCTTCCCCGGAAATGCTAAAAAAGGAAAACATCTGCAGATGTCCTCAAGTCTGTTTTTTGATGTATTTTCTGAATACGAACCCGAACACCTGTTATTGCAGCAGGCCTATGATGAGGTGATGCACTTCCAGCTGGATGAAAATCGTCTCAGGAAGGCTTTATTGAATATTTCTGATCAGGAGATCGTACTGAATTATCCGGAGCGATTTACACCCTATGCTTTTCCGATCATGGTTGATCGGCTCAGGGAAAAACTCAGTAGTGAAAAACTGATCGATCGCGTCAGAAAAATGCAGCAGCAACTTGAAAAACATACCTGA
- a CDS encoding ComF family protein — MIRILKNIIRGGGEVIFPNICLICGFSLSRSENVICMLCLSSEFEKCSLKPDSEQQMVLPESVLFQYSMWKFDKGGHLQMLLHKLKYDRLTGIGIDTGRMLGSQLMKHSCIMNSSHEVLLIPVPLHEARYKIRGYNQSFLIAAGISEVTGWDIAARYVVQRQNNTKTQTGFDLNRRIKNITDAFRVSEPDKLRDRLCIIVDDVFTTGTTTFELASCIFNECGVKCGIVSIAKA, encoded by the coding sequence ATGATCCGCATCCTGAAGAATATCATCCGTGGTGGTGGAGAGGTGATCTTTCCCAATATCTGCCTGATCTGCGGTTTCAGTTTAAGCAGATCAGAAAATGTGATCTGTATGCTTTGTTTAAGCAGTGAATTTGAGAAATGTTCCTTAAAGCCGGATTCAGAGCAGCAGATGGTATTACCGGAGTCGGTTCTTTTTCAATATTCAATGTGGAAATTTGATAAGGGAGGACATCTGCAAATGCTGCTGCATAAACTTAAATATGACCGGCTGACCGGTATCGGAATTGATACCGGCAGAATGCTTGGATCACAGCTGATGAAGCATTCTTGTATAATGAACAGTAGTCATGAAGTGTTGCTCATACCTGTTCCGTTACATGAGGCCAGGTATAAAATACGGGGTTATAATCAGTCATTTTTAATTGCAGCAGGCATCTCAGAAGTGACGGGCTGGGATATTGCTGCAAGGTATGTGGTGCAGCGTCAGAACAATACTAAAACTCAAACCGGTTTTGATCTTAACCGGAGGATAAAAAATATCACTGATGCATTCAGAGTTTCTGAACCCGACAAACTTAGAGACCGTTTGTGCATTATTGTGGATGATGTGTTTACTACCGGAACTACTACTTTTGAACTAGCCAGTTGTATCTTTAATGAATGCGGAGTAAAGTGTGGGATCGTTAGTATTGCCAAAGCCTGA
- a CDS encoding alanine dehydrogenase has translation MDIKPLDTEQIGLKTLEKHLIRSKSKVSLKIGLPKEISNDERRVSLTPGGVSILRANGHEIFIEKHAADDANFTDQEFADAGAEIAYSAEEVFKKSELILKISPLTNNELEYLQPDQSIISALHIGTQTEQYLETLTKKSVTGIGYEFIKGDDREFPIVRMMHEITGSMAVQIAAHYLESLNGGMGIMLGGISGVPPATVVILGAGITGEYAARTALGYGAQVFVMDTDLTALRRLENALDRRIITAVANHQYLSSALQYADVVIGAAPSEGDRSPCWVTEDMVIGMKSGSVIVDTVIDQGGCVATSRATTHSNPIFMEHEVIHYCVPNIPANAARTATYALNNVLVPYVLAIGDAGGVKECLWENVALRNGTYTYKKHLTKKSLANMFDMPYREIEMLIASQI, from the coding sequence ATGGACATAAAACCACTTGATACCGAACAGATCGGTTTAAAGACCCTTGAAAAACATCTGATCCGTTCGAAAAGCAAGGTCTCTCTTAAGATCGGATTACCTAAAGAGATCTCTAATGATGAAAGAAGAGTATCCCTTACACCGGGCGGAGTTTCGATTCTCCGTGCGAACGGGCATGAGATTTTTATTGAAAAACACGCCGCGGATGACGCAAATTTTACGGACCAGGAATTTGCAGATGCGGGTGCTGAAATTGCCTATTCGGCCGAAGAGGTTTTCAAGAAATCTGAACTCATCCTGAAGATCTCTCCCCTTACCAATAATGAGCTCGAATACCTGCAGCCGGACCAGTCCATTATTTCAGCTTTGCACATTGGCACACAAACCGAGCAATACCTTGAAACACTGACCAAAAAAAGTGTTACTGGTATCGGCTATGAATTTATTAAAGGAGATGACCGCGAATTCCCTATTGTCAGAATGATGCATGAGATCACCGGTTCAATGGCCGTACAGATCGCAGCTCATTATCTCGAGAGTCTGAATGGTGGGATGGGTATCATGCTGGGGGGGATATCGGGAGTACCGCCGGCTACCGTCGTGATCCTGGGAGCCGGAATCACCGGTGAATACGCGGCCCGGACTGCCCTTGGATACGGTGCGCAGGTATTTGTCATGGATACCGATCTTACCGCGCTCAGAAGATTAGAGAACGCCCTGGATCGGCGGATCATTACTGCCGTAGCTAATCATCAGTATCTGTCTTCTGCTCTTCAGTATGCAGATGTGGTGATTGGAGCAGCTCCATCCGAAGGAGACCGATCTCCCTGCTGGGTTACAGAAGACATGGTAATAGGCATGAAGTCCGGATCGGTGATCGTGGATACCGTCATTGATCAGGGCGGATGTGTGGCAACCAGCCGGGCAACCACTCATTCAAATCCGATCTTTATGGAACACGAAGTTATCCACTACTGTGTACCGAATATTCCTGCCAATGCTGCCCGAACAGCCACTTATGCACTCAATAATGTACTGGTACCCTACGTTCTGGCTATCGGTGATGCCGGTGGAGTTAAAGAATGCCTATGGGAAAACGTAGCCCTGAGAAACGGCACCTATACTTATAAAAAACACCTTACCAAAAAATCACTGGCTAATATGTTCGATATGCCCTACCGGGAGATCGAAATGCTGATCGCTTCACAAATTTGA
- the acs gene encoding acetate--CoA ligase, with the protein MWLNIKSFEEYQQVFNESREDRLKFWDHEAGTFYWRKRWDKVQSGGFETADIKWFEGGKLNITENALDRHLNTIGNKTAFIFEPNHPDSFRRTITYRQLHEDVCRFANVLESKGVKKGDRVCIYMAMTPELVIAALACARVGAIHSIVFAGFSAQSLSERINDCEAKMLITNDGLRRGDKHVPLKDISDEALKSSPCVESVIVCQRTNREIDWVEGRDEWWHLLIRNASKNHEAVEMDAEDPLFILYTSGSTGKPKGVMHTCGGYMVYTSYSFRNVFQVGADDVYWCTADAGWITGHSYIIYGPLLNGATGIIFEGTPTYPDPGRFWEVVEKYRVTHFYTAPTAIRALMSYDLEYVHKYDLGSLKVLGTVGEPINEEAWHWYHDHIGGNRCSIVDTWWQTETGGIMISPLAGITPTKPGFATLPLPGVFPVLMDENGNEIKGNGVEGNLCIKHPWPSIARTVWGDHERYKQTYLSTYKGYYFTGDGCRRDEEGYYRITGRVDDVLNVSGHRLGTAEIENALDEHPKVVETAVVGYPHDIKGQGVFAFMICEGEIKNTDEFKKELLDLVTKIIGPIAKPDKIQIVPGLPKTRSGKIMRRILRKIAADDLDNLGDTSTLLDPSVVEAVKKGSPI; encoded by the coding sequence ATGTGGCTTAACATCAAATCCTTTGAAGAGTATCAGCAAGTGTTCAATGAAAGCAGGGAGGACCGTCTCAAATTCTGGGATCATGAAGCCGGGACCTTTTACTGGCGGAAAAGATGGGATAAGGTTCAGTCGGGCGGATTTGAGACAGCTGATATCAAATGGTTCGAGGGTGGTAAACTAAATATTACCGAGAATGCCCTTGATAGACATCTGAATACGATCGGTAATAAAACCGCTTTTATTTTTGAGCCAAATCATCCGGATTCATTCCGGCGTACAATCACATACCGCCAGCTTCATGAAGATGTGTGCCGCTTTGCAAATGTTCTGGAAAGTAAAGGGGTCAAAAAAGGGGATCGTGTATGTATTTATATGGCCATGACTCCGGAACTGGTGATCGCTGCACTCGCCTGTGCCAGGGTAGGGGCAATACACTCTATCGTCTTTGCAGGATTCTCAGCACAGTCGCTCAGTGAACGTATCAATGATTGTGAAGCTAAAATGCTGATCACAAATGATGGTCTTCGGAGGGGAGATAAGCATGTGCCTCTGAAAGATATTTCAGATGAAGCACTTAAGAGCAGCCCTTGTGTGGAATCTGTAATTGTATGTCAGCGGACCAACCGTGAGATCGACTGGGTTGAAGGTCGTGATGAATGGTGGCATTTATTGATCCGGAATGCCTCTAAAAATCATGAAGCCGTTGAGATGGATGCAGAGGATCCATTATTTATACTTTATACCTCCGGTTCAACAGGTAAGCCTAAAGGGGTCATGCACACCTGTGGCGGATATATGGTTTATACCAGTTATTCCTTCCGAAATGTATTCCAGGTAGGTGCAGATGATGTATACTGGTGTACTGCCGATGCCGGCTGGATCACCGGTCACAGTTACATTATTTATGGCCCGTTGCTGAATGGTGCAACAGGGATCATTTTTGAAGGTACACCAACCTACCCCGATCCGGGTCGTTTCTGGGAAGTAGTGGAAAAGTACCGGGTTACTCATTTCTATACGGCACCAACGGCAATCCGGGCTCTGATGTCCTATGACCTGGAATATGTACATAAATATGATCTTGGTTCCCTTAAAGTGCTTGGAACGGTCGGTGAACCGATCAACGAGGAAGCGTGGCACTGGTATCATGATCACATAGGAGGTAACCGGTGTTCTATTGTAGATACCTGGTGGCAGACTGAGACCGGAGGTATTATGATCTCTCCTCTGGCCGGGATCACTCCAACTAAACCGGGTTTTGCCACACTACCCCTGCCGGGAGTATTTCCGGTACTGATGGATGAGAACGGTAATGAGATCAAAGGTAACGGAGTTGAAGGAAACCTTTGTATAAAACATCCCTGGCCTTCTATAGCCAGAACGGTTTGGGGTGATCATGAGCGCTATAAACAGACCTACCTGAGTACTTATAAAGGCTACTACTTCACAGGAGACGGATGCCGAAGGGATGAGGAAGGGTATTACCGGATCACCGGCCGTGTGGATGATGTATTAAATGTCTCCGGACACCGTCTCGGAACCGCGGAAATCGAGAATGCTTTAGACGAGCATCCTAAAGTGGTGGAGACGGCAGTGGTAGGCTATCCTCATGACATAAAGGGGCAGGGTGTATTTGCCTTCATGATCTGCGAAGGAGAGATCAAAAATACGGACGAATTCAAGAAAGAGCTGCTCGATCTGGTAACCAAGATCATTGGCCCGATCGCCAAACCCGATAAGATTCAGATCGTACCCGGATTGCCTAAAACAAGGTCCGGAAAGATCATGAGACGTATCCTAAGAAAGATCGCAGCTGATGACCTGGATAACCTTGGAGATACTTCGACACTGCTGGACCCTTCAGTGGTAGAAGCGGTAAAGAAAGGTAGTCCTATTTAG
- a CDS encoding helix-turn-helix domain-containing protein: protein MSLGKDLASIRKEQNLTLEDIQHENKMSLDTLKSIEDGSIFDQDESQITYIRSFVRSYAKALKIPEENIVAALDAVEVGIYHKGILMGETLDMEPVPELPEEKPKETVAQDPVPAPTKKAENAKQAPEVDQINWADMGRKFSPGTRNPRLWMLGSLIVIIILIVSIAWIYRDNIGNLLSSEEVASEQVDDQQNDTSNMINAVDSTENETEATPEPNEPNIAASPAESSQNTVMPDTLTVTVYAANGQLEPVRVISDFNWKTNPFWMEQGEAYSFDFRDTLLVRGQYSRFLLLYNGHLIENPRMNYFSDEFDAILVSRAILSDDRYQEAAPDEFPLEVGPPDTIEYKIRF from the coding sequence ATGTCACTCGGTAAAGATCTTGCATCCATTCGAAAAGAACAGAATCTCACCCTGGAGGATATTCAGCATGAGAATAAAATGTCTCTGGATACTCTGAAGAGCATTGAAGACGGAAGTATTTTTGATCAGGACGAAAGCCAGATCACCTATATCCGAAGTTTTGTACGAAGCTATGCTAAGGCGCTGAAGATCCCGGAAGAAAATATAGTGGCAGCTTTAGATGCAGTGGAAGTAGGGATCTATCATAAAGGGATCCTTATGGGAGAGACCCTCGACATGGAACCTGTTCCGGAGCTTCCCGAAGAAAAGCCGAAGGAAACGGTAGCACAGGACCCTGTACCCGCACCGACTAAAAAAGCTGAAAATGCAAAACAAGCTCCTGAGGTCGATCAGATCAACTGGGCTGATATGGGTCGTAAATTTTCTCCCGGAACACGAAATCCCCGTCTTTGGATGCTGGGTTCCCTGATCGTAATCATAATTCTCATTGTGTCCATTGCCTGGATATACAGAGATAATATCGGAAACCTTTTGTCCTCTGAGGAAGTAGCCAGTGAGCAGGTTGATGATCAGCAAAATGACACTTCAAATATGATAAACGCTGTCGATTCAACAGAGAATGAAACTGAAGCCACTCCTGAACCGAATGAACCGAATATTGCAGCCTCTCCGGCTGAAAGCAGCCAAAATACTGTTATGCCGGATACCCTCACTGTCACGGTTTATGCAGCTAATGGTCAGCTGGAACCGGTACGGGTGATCAGTGATTTTAACTGGAAGACGAATCCATTCTGGATGGAACAAGGGGAAGCTTATAGTTTTGATTTCCGGGATACTTTACTGGTCAGAGGTCAGTATTCCCGGTTTCTGTTGCTATACAATGGGCATTTGATAGAGAATCCGCGAATGAATTACTTCAGTGATGAGTTTGATGCTATACTGGTATCAAGGGCTATTTTAAGCGATGACCGATATCAGGAAGCAGCTCCTGATGAATTTCCACTTGAGGTGGGCCCGCCTGATACTATAGAATATAAAATCCGATTTTAG
- the ligA gene encoding NAD-dependent DNA ligase LigA, giving the protein MKPEEARKKVQELREVLNEANKAYYQEARPFISDKEFDEKLKELQQLEDKFDLHDPDSPTNRVGGEVSSTFETVQHPTPMLSLDNTYNEDELNDFDGRVRRILGHDDYNYMVELKFDGASMRLRYEKGDLVVGATRGDGEKGDDITNNVKTIRVIPLHLNGDFPEIVEVRGEAYMEKEAFARLNERREEEGLNVFANPRNSTAGSLKMQDPKAVARRPIKFLAFDLILQDTEDSLTQVRKMELLKEFGLPVSEHYRTCDTINEVHEVIREWDSLRHDLPYETDGVVVKVNQSSLRDELGTTSKFPRWAIAYKFEAEQEETVINDITLQVGRLGTITPVAELEPVLLAGTTVKRASLHNEDEIRRKDVRIGDRVLVEKAGEIIPQVVNVLDADRVDRNEPFEFPSECPACSTELIKFEGEVAWRCVNPTCPPQVRIRIEHFSARDAMDIEGLGESVVDQLVSAGLITTYADLYDLQKEDIVDLDRMADKSAQNLIDAIQKSKDQPFERLIYALGIRFVGKTVAKDLAKALKNIERLRSAGIGEMTGIDAIGPKIAESVHNFFSNQKNQQIVDKLIEKGLQTEFEDTQQSSRLEGKKFVLTGSLPTLTRKEAKDLIEQNGGKTASSVSKNTDFVLAGESAGSKLDKANELGIEVIDESEFLNMIDG; this is encoded by the coding sequence ATGAAGCCTGAAGAAGCCCGAAAGAAAGTTCAGGAACTTCGGGAAGTCCTGAATGAAGCCAACAAAGCATATTATCAGGAAGCCCGCCCGTTCATTAGTGACAAGGAATTTGACGAGAAGCTCAAAGAACTTCAGCAGCTGGAAGACAAGTTTGATCTTCATGATCCGGATTCTCCGACTAACCGAGTAGGCGGGGAAGTCTCCTCAACCTTTGAGACTGTTCAGCACCCTACCCCCATGCTAAGTCTCGACAACACCTATAACGAGGACGAACTCAATGATTTTGACGGAAGGGTTCGCCGCATACTCGGGCATGATGACTATAATTATATGGTGGAACTCAAATTTGACGGAGCGTCTATGCGACTTCGTTATGAGAAAGGAGACCTCGTGGTAGGGGCCACCCGTGGGGACGGTGAAAAGGGTGATGATATCACCAATAATGTTAAGACCATCCGGGTTATCCCGCTTCACCTTAATGGTGATTTTCCTGAGATCGTTGAGGTGCGGGGAGAAGCTTACATGGAAAAGGAGGCATTTGCACGCCTGAATGAGCGCCGGGAAGAAGAAGGCTTGAATGTATTTGCAAATCCAAGGAATTCTACCGCGGGTTCTCTTAAAATGCAGGACCCTAAAGCAGTTGCCAGACGGCCGATCAAATTCCTGGCTTTCGACCTCATCCTTCAGGATACCGAAGACAGCCTTACTCAAGTACGTAAAATGGAACTCCTCAAAGAATTCGGCCTGCCCGTTTCCGAACACTACAGGACTTGTGATACCATCAATGAAGTACATGAAGTAATCAGGGAATGGGACAGTCTACGACATGATCTTCCCTATGAAACGGATGGAGTGGTTGTCAAAGTCAACCAAAGTTCACTTCGGGACGAACTGGGAACCACCTCTAAGTTTCCACGATGGGCTATTGCCTATAAATTTGAAGCTGAACAGGAAGAGACGGTCATCAATGATATCACTCTTCAGGTCGGGAGACTGGGCACCATCACCCCGGTAGCGGAACTGGAACCGGTATTGCTGGCGGGAACGACCGTAAAACGAGCCTCTCTGCATAACGAAGATGAGATTCGAAGAAAAGATGTCCGAATCGGTGATCGAGTACTGGTTGAGAAAGCCGGTGAGATCATACCGCAGGTTGTAAATGTGCTAGACGCGGATCGTGTTGACCGTAATGAACCCTTTGAATTTCCCTCAGAATGTCCGGCCTGCAGCACGGAGTTGATCAAATTTGAAGGGGAAGTCGCATGGAGATGTGTAAACCCTACATGCCCCCCGCAGGTACGCATCCGAATTGAACATTTCTCGGCAAGAGATGCCATGGATATCGAAGGTTTAGGCGAGTCCGTGGTAGACCAGTTAGTCAGTGCTGGGCTGATCACGACCTATGCAGACCTGTATGATCTTCAGAAAGAAGATATCGTGGATCTGGATCGTATGGCCGATAAAAGTGCACAAAACCTGATCGATGCTATTCAGAAAAGTAAGGATCAGCCTTTCGAAAGACTGATCTATGCACTGGGAATACGCTTCGTAGGCAAAACCGTAGCCAAAGACCTGGCAAAAGCTCTGAAAAACATAGAGAGATTGCGATCTGCCGGCATCGGGGAAATGACCGGTATAGATGCCATCGGACCAAAGATCGCAGAATCAGTTCACAACTTCTTCTCCAATCAGAAGAATCAGCAGATCGTCGACAAACTTATCGAAAAAGGTTTGCAAACGGAGTTTGAAGACACCCAACAATCGAGCAGACTGGAAGGTAAGAAATTTGTTCTGACCGGTTCGCTGCCCACTCTTACCCGTAAGGAAGCTAAAGACCTTATCGAGCAGAACGGGGGTAAGACCGCTTCTTCTGTAAGTAAGAATACCGATTTTGTCCTGGCGGGTGAATCGGCCGGTTCTAAACTCGATAAAGCCAATGAGCTGGGCATAGAGGTCATAGATGAGTCTGAATTTTTGAATATGATTGATGGGTAG